In a single window of the Anguilla rostrata isolate EN2019 chromosome 6, ASM1855537v3, whole genome shotgun sequence genome:
- the LOC135256592 gene encoding regulator of G-protein signaling 8-like has protein sequence MPSLIAPPLKESQELDMEREDRKRSRSLGKDFMCRMQCLFLHTSSIERLTPEEMWLWSQSLEKLLQSKYGMATFHTYLKTEYSDENIEFWLRCEEYKKIKSSNRMNSKAKKIYEQYIQTKAPREINIDHHTRETIKINVMAPTPICFDEAQKIVYKLMERDSYPRFLRSDIYRSLLDSTTTDCQRG, from the exons ATGCCCAGCTTAATCGCACCACCGCTAAAAGAGTCTCAGGAACTcgacatggagagagaggacaggaaaaGAAGCAGGAGTCT AGGAAAAGACTTCATGTGTCGTATGCAGTGCTTGTTCTTGCACACGTCAAGCATTGAAAG ACTCACACCAGAGGAAATGTGGCTGTGGTCTCAATCGCTGGAGAAACTCCTTCAGTCCAAAT ATGGTATGGCCACATTTCACACCTATCTGAAGACAGAATACAGCGATGAGAACATTGAATTCTGGCTGAGATGCGAGGAGTACAAGAAAATCAAATCATCAAACAGGATGAACTCCAAGGCAAAGAAGATATACGAACAGTATATTCAGACCAAGGCACCGAGAGAG ATTAACATTGACCACCACACGAGGGAGACGATCAAAATTAACGTAATGGCTCCCACCCCAATCTGCTTCGATGAAGCCCAGAAGATCGTATACAAATTGATGGAGAGGGACTCATACCCTAGGTTCCTGAGGTCTGACATCTACAGGAGTTTGTTGGACTCAACTACAACAGACTGCCAAAGGGGTTGA